One genomic window of Onychostoma macrolepis isolate SWU-2019 chromosome 25, ASM1243209v1, whole genome shotgun sequence includes the following:
- the si:ch211-256a21.4 gene encoding uncharacterized protein si:ch211-256a21.4, with protein sequence MQGPELVDSRSRFRFIESCLGLMGCLCISYAIWSPRWLDDQGLWTSGNETRLDDSWTTEDIAKVSTALEAERVFAVVAFLMSVSSGLLCLMFALCWTSQTVRSYSNTRSLLMAGQALDPTTLLLFTLVPTGFFFFLIWALFTHQHIGEIRDDVSRLGPSYWLGVVGWALLLAVLPVVFLAEKFVVPDILPELKKAAEMWWKAPEVAHARSFSEGCHRSQHKSHADFRRYLSVP encoded by the exons ATGCAAGGACCAGAACTGGTCGACTCGAGGAGTCGTTTTCGATTTATTGAATCTTGTCTCGGCTTGATGGGCTGTTTGTGTATCAGCTATGCGATCTGGTCACCTCGGTGGCTGGATGACCAGGGTCTGTGGACCTCAGGGAATGAGACCAGACTGGACGACAGCTGGACCACTGAAGACATTGCTAAAG TTTCCACAGCTCTGGAGGCTGAGAGAGTGTTTGCAGTGGTGGCTTTCCTGATGTCTGTGAGCTCTGGACTGCTGTGTCTCATGTTTGCCCTCTGCTGGACGTCTCAAACGGTGCGTTCCTACTCCAACACTCGCTCGCTGCTGATGGCAGGCCAGGCGCTCGACCCGACCACCCTGCTGCTGTTCACACTAGTACCTACAG gttttttcttttttctcatcTGGGCGCTTTTTACCCATCAACATATTGGTGAGATCAGGGATGATGTTAGTCGACTCGGCCCGTCCTACTGGCTGGGAGTGGTGGGTTGGGCTTTGCTATTGGCCGTGCTGCCTGTGGTCTTCCTGGCAGAGAAGTTTGTGGTTCCCGACATCCTGCCGGAGTTAAAAAAGGCTGCCGAAATGTGGTGGAAGGCTCCGGAGGTTGCACACGCGCGATCGTTTAGTGAGGGTTGCCATCGTTCACAGCATAAGTCTCATGCTGACTTCAGGAGGTATTTGTCAGTGCCTTGA
- the rag1 gene encoding V(D)J recombination-activating protein 1: protein MEKGRWSSEDAPRASMPDELSHPKFSEWKFKLFRVRSMEKAPLPNETPVEKENQPEVAIEVAGSPGSVMKLCFGGKSKENMESARGRVDLKLQEIDTHMNLLKCLCRLCGLSIRKAKGPSHEVQGDLEESSRCALRRMGCKFLTWPEVILKVFKVDVTTDMETVHPSFFCHRCWTAAMRGGGFCSFTRTQIPDWKPHTSNCDLCFPKKSSFQRIGRKRAKPLKSAHSLPKRIKRDSSEFSGANRVWRQTTENTVGSGGKEWLKLSVQRGQWVKNITQCQRDHLSTKLIPTEVPADFIHAVTCQVCDHLLSDPVQSPCRHLFCRVCILRYSRALGPNCPTCNQHLNPSHLTRPAKFFLATLNSLPLLCPREGCSDWVRLDSFREHCLSHYHEKESQEEQTPSDQNIDGYLPVNKGGRPRQHLLSLTRRAQKHRLRDLKNQVKVFAEKEEGGDVKSVCLTLFLLALRAGNEHKQADELEAMMQGRGFGLHPAVCLAIRVNTFLSCSQYHKMYRTVKATSGRQIFQPLHTLRNAEKELLPGFHQFEWQPALKNVSSSWNVGIIDGLSGWTTFVDDVPADTISRRFRYDVALVSALKDLEEDIMEGLRERELDDSLCTSGFTVVVKESCDGMGDVSEKHGSGPAVPEKAVRFSFTIMSISIRVEGEDDGITIFQEQKPNSELSCRPLCLMFVDESDHETLTAILGPVVAERKAMTESRLILSVGGLLRSFRFFFRGTGYDEKMVREMEGLEASGSTYVCTLCDSTRAEASQNMVLHSITRSHDENLERYEIWRTNPFSESADELRDRVKGVSAKPFMETQPTLDALHCDIGNATEFYKIFQDEIGEVYQKSNPSREERRRWRSTLDKQLRKKLKFKPVMRMNGNYARRLMTREAVDVVCELVPSEERREALRKLMDLYLQMKPVWRSTCPSRDCPDQLCQYSYNSQQFADLLSTTFKYRYDGKITNYLHKTLAHVPEIVERDGSIGAWASEGNESGNKLFRRFRKMNARQSKMFELEDILKHHWLYTSKYLQKFMEAHKNSAKAMQATFNPEETPDEVDMALEVPDF from the exons ATGGAGAAAGGGAGGTGGAGTTCTGAAGATGCTCCCAGAGCCTCCATGCCTGATGAACTGTCACATCCTAAGTTTTCGGAATGGAAGTTTAAGCTCTTTCGGGTCAGGTCCATGGAGAAGGCCCCTCTGCCTAATGAAACACCGGTGGAGAAGGAAAACCAGCCTGAGGTAGCAATAGAGGTGGCAGGCTCTCCAGGCAGTGTTATGAAGCTCTGTTTTGGAGGGAAGAGTAAGGAAAACATGGAGAGTGCTCGAGGGAGAGTGGACCTTAAGCTGCAGGAAATTGATACACACATGAATCTTCTCAA ATGCCTGTGTCGCCTTTGTGGCCTTTCAATACGGAAGGCTAAAGGTCCATCGCATGAAGTCCAAGGAGACTTGGAAGAGTCCAGCCGGTGTGCCTTGCGTAGGATGGGCTGCAAGTTTCTGACCTGGCCGGAAGTGATCTTGAAGGTCTTCAAGGTGGATGTAACAACCGATATGGAGACGGTGCATCCATCTTTTTTTTGTCACAGATGCTGGACTGCTGCCATGAGGGGAGGAGGTTTCTGTTCTTTCACTAGGACCCAAATCCCAGACTGGAAGCCCCACACCTCCAACTGTGACCTCTGCTTCCCTAAGAAGAGCTCTTTTCAGCGAATAGGAAGGAAGCGGGCTAAACCACTTAAAAGTGCACACAGCCTTCCAAAGAGAATCAAAAGGGACTCCTCGGAATTCTCAGGGGCCAATAGAGTGTGGAGACAGACCACAGAGAATACTGTGGGATCAGGTGGGAAAGAATGGTTAAAACTATCAGTTCAGAGAGGACAGTGGGTAAAGAATATCACACAATGCCAGAGGGACCATCTGAGCACTAAGCTCATCCCCACCGAAGTCCCAGCGGACTTCATACATGCTGTTACTTGCCAAGTATGTGATCATCTGCTTTCTGACCCTGTCCAGTCACCGTGTAGACACCTGTTCTGTCGGGTCTGCATCCTAAGATACAGTCGTGCTTTGGGCCCAAACTGTCCCACCTGTAACCAACATCTAAATCCATCCCACCTGACCAGGCCAGCCAAATTTTTCCTTGCCACCCTCAACTCTCTCCCTCTGCTGTGCCCCAGAGAAGGATGCAGCGACTGGGTCCGATTGGACTCCTTTAGGGAACATTGCCTCAGCCACTACCATGAAAAAGAGTCTCAAGAAGAACAAACACCTTCAGACCAGAATATTGATGGTTACTTGCCGGTCAACAAAGGTGGGCGTCCTCGACAGCACCTTTTGTCGCTGACCCGTCGGGCTCAAAAGCACAGGCTGAGAGACTTGAAGAACCAGGTGAAGGTTTTTGCTGAAAAGGAGGAAGGAGGGGATGTGAAGTCAGTCTGTTTGACGCTCTTCCTTCTGGCGTTGAGAGCTGGGAATGAACACAAACAAGCAGATGAACTGGAAGCTATGATGCAAG GCAGGGGATTTGGGCTGCATCCTGCAGTGTGTTTGGCTATAAGGGTAAACACCTTCCTCAGCTGCAGTCAGTACCACAAGATGTACCGCACTGTAAAGGCCACTAGTGGTCGCCAGATATTCCAGCCCCTGCACACCCTACGTAATGCTGAGAAAGAGCTTCTTCCTGGGTTCCACCAGTTTGAGTGGCAGCCAGCTTTAAAAAACGTTTCCAGCTCCTGGAATGTGGGCATCATTGATGGCCTCTCTGGTTGGACAACCTTTGTTGACGATGTCCCTGCGGACACCATCTCCAGAAGATTCCGTTACGACGTGGCACTGGTTTCTGCATTAAAAGATTTGGAGGAGGACATAATGGAAGGACTGAGAGAGAGGGAGCTGGATGACAGCCTATGCACATCCGGTTTTACCGTTGTGGTGAAAGAATCATGTGATGGTATGGGAGATGTCAGTGAGAAGCATGGATCTGGCCCAGCGGTTCCTGAGAAGGCAGTGAGGTTTTCCTTCACAATCATGTCCATCTCCATCCGAGTTGAGGGTGAAGATGATGGTATCACCATCTTTCAGGAACAAAAGCCAAACTCTGAGCTCTCCTGCAGACCTTTGTGCCTCATGTTTGTGGACGAGTCCGACCACGAGACCCTGACGGCCATCTTGGGACCTGTGGTAGCAGAGCGGAAAGCCATGACGGAAAGTCGGCTTATTTTATCGGTTGGTGGTCTGCTACGATCCTTTAGGTTCTTCTTCCGGGGCACAGGCTACGATGAGAAGATGGTTCGCGAAATGGAAGGCCTAGAAGCATCAGGCTCCACTTATGTATGCACACTCTGCGACTCAACCCGAGCTGAAGCATCTCAAAACATGGTGCTACATTCCATCACACGTAGCCACGACGAAAATCTTGAGCGCTATGAGATCTGGAGGACAAATCCTTTCTCAGAGTCTGCTGATGAGCTCCGTGACCGGGTCAAAGGTGTTTCCGCCAAGCCTTTCATGGAGACCCAGCCTACTTTAGATGCCCTGCACTGCGACATTGGCAATGCTACTGAATTCTACAAGATCTTTCAGGATGAGATTGGCGAAGTCTACCAGAAGAGCAATCCGAGTCGAGAGGAACGCCGTCGTTGGCGGTCAACCCTGGACAAACAGCTAAGAAAGAAGCTGAAATTCAAGCCTGTGATGAGGATGAATGGAAACTATGCTCGTCGGCTAATGACACGTGAAGCTGTGGATGTGGTCTGCGAGCTGGTTCCTTCTGAGGAACGGCGTGAGGCACTACGAAAACTGATGGACCTCTACCTCCAGATGAAGCCTGTGTGGCGTTCCACCTGTCCCTCCCGAGACTGCCCTGACCAACTCTGTCAATACAGCTACAATTCTCAGCAATTTGCTGATCTGCTTTCCACCACATTTAAGTACCGCTATGATGGAAAAATCACTAACTACCTCCACAAAACTCTGGCCCATGTTCCTGAGATTGTTGAGAGAGACGGGTCTATTGGAGCATGGGCCAGTGAAGGCAATGAGTCTGGGAACAAGCTGTTCAGACGTTTTCGAAAGATGAATGCAAGGCAGTCTAAAATGTTTGAACTTGAAGATATACTTAAACACCACTGGCTGTACACCTCCAAGTATCTTCAGAAGTTTATGGAGGCTCACAAGAATTCAGCAAAAGCAATGCAGGCCACTTTCAACCCAGAAGAGACCCCAGATGAAGTTGATATGGCTCTTGAAGTCCCAGATTTTTGA